One stretch of Pseudomonadota bacterium DNA includes these proteins:
- a CDS encoding thermonuclease family protein, giving the protein MSEIQIFWDPTGLELDTLGQNKLLRITDGDTPYVSVSIRMLSIDTPEVHYPGRQNPVRHDERLAELAQWLTAGQAPVPDDLAAHLTPKLASGQAGTLQKAQGEAATEAFQSLLDQRLTRPTGSKRSLFLRAADQPFDQYGRLLAYVAPSFSAKEREQMTRWDRATFNLLMVESGWAAPFLIFPSLPRHTDLEWFHSVAKRAVVEGRGAWADPLTLTGYEFRMCYRLWEVTKKLVQGSKLSSSKKYSWVGRYCADLTSREIYHPADYHRVEPYNRLFIWPADVNAAVGRLNLVPAALN; this is encoded by the coding sequence ATGTCAGAGATACAAATCTTCTGGGACCCGACCGGTTTGGAGCTGGATACCCTGGGTCAAAACAAACTCCTGAGGATCACCGACGGCGATACGCCCTATGTCTCCGTATCCATTCGCATGCTGAGTATCGACACCCCGGAAGTTCACTACCCCGGACGTCAAAACCCGGTGCGACACGACGAACGGCTGGCCGAGTTGGCCCAATGGCTTACCGCCGGCCAGGCGCCCGTTCCGGACGACCTGGCCGCCCATCTGACGCCCAAACTGGCAAGCGGACAGGCCGGCACACTTCAAAAGGCCCAAGGAGAGGCCGCTACAGAAGCGTTTCAATCGCTGCTGGATCAACGCCTAACCCGCCCGACAGGGTCCAAGCGATCACTGTTTTTGCGGGCGGCCGATCAACCCTTTGATCAGTATGGCCGGTTGCTGGCATACGTGGCGCCCAGTTTCTCCGCGAAAGAACGGGAGCAAATGACCCGCTGGGATCGAGCAACGTTCAACCTGCTGATGGTGGAGTCCGGATGGGCGGCGCCATTTCTGATTTTCCCCAGCCTACCGCGACATACTGATCTCGAGTGGTTTCACAGCGTCGCCAAGCGGGCCGTTGTCGAAGGCCGTGGCGCGTGGGCTGACCCGCTCACACTCACCGGCTATGAGTTTCGGATGTGCTATAGACTGTGGGAAGTCACCAAGAAGCTCGTGCAAGGAAGCAAGCTGAGCAGCTCGAAAAAATACAGCTGGGTCGGCCGTTACTGTGCGGATCTCACCAGCCGGGAGATTTATCACCCGGCGGATTATCACCGGGTTGAGCCGTACAACCGTTTGTTTATCTGGCCTGCGGACGTCAATGCTGCCGTGGGCCGCCTGAACCTGGTCCCGGCGGCCCTCAACTGA